The region CCTGCAGCCAGATAAGGGAGGCCGGCGCAGTTCCCATTGTGGGTCTGCTTCCGGTAAAGAGCTTGAAAATGGCCTCCTTTATAGAGAAACTAAACCCGGGCTCCGTTCCCCCTTCCCTCCTTGAGGGCCTTGAGCGCTCTCGGGACCCGGCCCGGTACGGGTGGGAGTTTATCCTTGAGCTTGCAGAGGCGGTAACGGAATTTGCGGGAGGGGTTCACTTTATGCTTACCGGTAGACCCGACCAGCTCGCCCGCTTTATAGACTATCTGAGAAACAGCAGTCCTTACAACCACCGTTTCTGAGGCCTGGTATGGAGATAGAGAACCTACCTGTTCACGTTGGCATCATTATGGACGGAAACGGCCGGTGGGCAAAGCGCAGGGGGCTACCCCGTATAGAGGGCCACAGAGTCGGTGCTCAAACTACGGAGAGGATAGTTATAGCGGCAAGCAACATCGGAATTCGTTATCTATCGCTTTTTGCCTTCTCAACGGAGAACTGGAAGAGGCCAAAGGAGGAGGTAAACTTCCTCTTCCACCTTATGTACGAGTACGTAAGGAGCAAGTTGAACCTCTTCCTCGAGAACAACGTCCGTTTTAGGGCTATGGGGCGGCTCTGGGAGCTTCCCACCTACCTTCGAGAGGGTTTTGCCTGGATGGAGGAGCAGACCGCCCACTGCACCGGAATGACCGCCGTTTTTGCCGTTAACTACGGCGGCCGCCAGGAGCTTTTAGACGCCTTTAACAGGGCCGTGGCCGCCGGTGAAAGGGAGCTCACCGAGGATACGCTCAGGAAGTACCTTTACCTTCCCGAACTCCCGGACCTTGACCTTCTCATAAGAACCAGCGGGGAGCTCAGAATCTCCAACTTTCTCCTCTGGCAGTCGGCTTACACGGAGCTCTGGTTCACCCAGACCCTCTGGCCCGACTTTACCGAGGAGGAGTTTAAAAAGGCCCTCTTAGACTACTCCCGCAGGGAGAGACGTTTCGGCGGGCTGAAATGAGAGAGCGTTTACTTGGTGCACTCCTTGTGGTCCTTTACGCCTCCCTTATGGTTTTCGGCCCTCCTACCCTTTTCTACGTTCTCGTTTACCTGCTCGGTGTTGTTGCCGTTATAGAGCTCTTTCAGATGGCAGAGCTCGAAGAGTTTTCACCTCTGGGGATACTCCTTTTCTCCTTGCTTTTCCTGTTTGCCGTGAATATTGAAAAGGCGGTTGCCCTGCTCTCTTACTACTTTTCCACCTTTGCGGTTCTCTTCCACACGAGCACACTTTTTTACAAGCTGCTCCTTTCGGTCCCTGCGATTTTCGGCACCCTTCTCCTTGCCGCCTTTGCCCTTTACGGGATGAAGCTCCCCCGGAACTTCTTTCCGGTTCTCTACTTCCTCGTTTACCTCTCATTCGGGTTCGTCTCCATTGCCCTCCTTCCCAAGCACCTCTTCTTGCTCCTGATTGCCCTTGTCTGGTCTACCGATACCTTTGCCTACCTGGTGGGCCGCTACTTCGGCAGGAGGAAGTTAGTTCCCTCCTTGAGCCCCAAGAAGACCGTTGAGGGGGCACTGGGCGGCTCTCTCTTCGGGACGCTCTTCTCCTTCCCCGTTGCCCTGAAGTTTGGTATCCTTGAGCCCGGAATCACCGCCCTGTTCATACTCTTTTTCCTTACGGTGGTCTCTCAGCTGGGAGACCTCCTTGAGAGCGCTCTGAAGAGGCTGTTCGGAGTTAAGGACTCCGGCTCCACGATTCCCGGGCACGGAGGTGTGCTCGACAGGCTCGACAGTGCCGTTGCCGTTGCACCTTTACTACTACTTCTCGGGGGTGTTTGATGGAGTTTGTAGAAATCGGCCACGGAAGCGGAGGGAAGCTCACCAGGGAGCTGATAGAGAACCTGTTCCTTAAGTACTTCGGCTCTCCGGAGCTTCACACCCTTTCGGACGCTTCGTACCTGAACCTCGGCAGCTCCGAGCTTGCCTTTACAACAGATTCATTTGTTGTAAAGCCCCACTTCTTCCCGGGAGGGGATATCGGAAAGCTCTCGGTTGCCGGAACGGTTAACGACTTAACCGTTAGCGGTGCAGAGCCTAAGTTCTTAACGGCCGCCTTCATAATCGAGGAGGGCTACCCCTTAAAAGACCTTGAGCGTATCGTTGCCTCTATGGCCGAAACTGCCCGCAGTGCCGGTGTTTCGATAGTTGCCGGCGATACTAAAGTTGTTGAGAAGGGAAAGTGCGACGGCGTTTTCATAAACACCTCCGGCGTTGGTAGGGTGGTGAGAAGGCTCTCCCCCTCCCTTGCCAAACCGGGCGACCTCGTGATAGTTACCGGCTACCTCGGAGACCACGGAATAGCCATATCCCTTGCCCGGGAAGAGTTTGAAGTTGAAACTCCCCTTGAGAGCGACTGTGCACCTTTAAACGGCCTTCTCACTCCCCTTTTTGAGCTGCCCGGCCTCCGCTTTATGAGGGACCCTACCCGCGGAGGTGTGGCCACTGTTCTCATTGAGTTTTCCGAGTC is a window of Thermovibrio ammonificans HB-1 DNA encoding:
- the hypE gene encoding hydrogenase expression/formation protein HypE: MEFVEIGHGSGGKLTRELIENLFLKYFGSPELHTLSDASYLNLGSSELAFTTDSFVVKPHFFPGGDIGKLSVAGTVNDLTVSGAEPKFLTAAFIIEEGYPLKDLERIVASMAETARSAGVSIVAGDTKVVEKGKCDGVFINTSGVGRVVRRLSPSLAKPGDLVIVTGYLGDHGIAISLAREEFEVETPLESDCAPLNGLLTPLFELPGLRFMRDPTRGGVATVLIEFSESSGLGVELWEESLPVRDEVKFICDMLGYDPLYLANEGKAVVVVSEEDADKALELLKSHPLGEHAAVIGRVTDFPQVLLKTRVGGIRRLELLEEDPLPRIC
- a CDS encoding phosphatidate cytidylyltransferase; protein product: MRERLLGALLVVLYASLMVFGPPTLFYVLVYLLGVVAVIELFQMAELEEFSPLGILLFSLLFLFAVNIEKAVALLSYYFSTFAVLFHTSTLFYKLLLSVPAIFGTLLLAAFALYGMKLPRNFFPVLYFLVYLSFGFVSIALLPKHLFLLLIALVWSTDTFAYLVGRYFGRRKLVPSLSPKKTVEGALGGSLFGTLFSFPVALKFGILEPGITALFILFFLTVVSQLGDLLESALKRLFGVKDSGSTIPGHGGVLDRLDSAVAVAPLLLLLGGV
- the uppS gene encoding polyprenyl diphosphate synthase, whose translation is MEIENLPVHVGIIMDGNGRWAKRRGLPRIEGHRVGAQTTERIVIAASNIGIRYLSLFAFSTENWKRPKEEVNFLFHLMYEYVRSKLNLFLENNVRFRAMGRLWELPTYLREGFAWMEEQTAHCTGMTAVFAVNYGGRQELLDAFNRAVAAGERELTEDTLRKYLYLPELPDLDLLIRTSGELRISNFLLWQSAYTELWFTQTLWPDFTEEEFKKALLDYSRRERRFGGLK